CGATCCTCGAAGCGCTCGCCGCCGGCAGCGAACACGACGCCGTCGACGCGATGGCCCACCACCTGGACCGCGTGGAGACCACCCTCGCCTCCATCGTGCGCCCCGAGCGCGCGGACACCCCCACGAAAGGCCGCCCCGAGTCATGAGCGAGCACACCCGAAACCAGGACGGCCCCGCGCGCACCCCGCGCACCCGGATACGGAACGGGGCCCAGGCGTGAACCCGGCCCTGGCCTACGGCGGCCCGCGCTCCGCGGCGGCGCCCGTCATCCGCGAGCCCCTGCACGCACCCGTCGCCCAGCTCGTCCGCGGCGGCGTCATCGAGGGCATCCACTACGGCTCGGTCGTCGTCCTGGCCGCCGACGGCGGCGTGGACCTCCAGCTCGGCGACATCGAGGCCGCCTTCTACCCGCGCTCCGCGCTCAAGCCCGTACAGGCCGTCGCCATGCTGCGCGCCGGGCTGCCGCTCGACGGTGAACTGCTCGCCCTGGCCGCCGCGAGCCACTCCGGGGAGGAGCGGCACCTCGCCGGAGCCCGCCGCATCCTGGAGCGGGCCGGACTGACCGAGGACCGGCTGCGCAACACCCCCGACCTGCCCTACGGCCCCGCCGTCCGGGAGGCCTGGACCCGAGCCGGGCGGCCCGCCTCCCGGCTCGCCCAGAACTGCTCCGGCAAGCACGCGGCCATGCTGTACACCGCCCGCCTGAACGACTGGACGCTCGACGACTACCTCGACCCGGAGCACCCGCTCCAGCGGGCCGTCGCCGAGACCGTCGAGGACCTCACCGGTCAGGCCGTCGCCCAGGTCACCGTCGACGGCTGCGGCGCGCCCCTGTTCTCCGTCTCGCTGCACGGCCTCGCCCGCGCCGTCGTCCGGATCGCGGGAGCCGCGCCGGGCACCCCCGAGGCACGGGTGGCCCGCGCGATGCGCGAGCACGCCGAGATGGTCTCGGGGGAGGGCCGCGACGTGGCGGCCCTCATGCGCGCCGTCCCGGGACTCGTCGCCAAGGACGGGTTCGAGGGCGTGCAGGTCGCGGCGCTGCCGGACGGCCGCGCCGTCGCCGTGAAGATCGCCGACGGCGCCGACCGGGCACGCGTCCCGGTGGCCGCCGCGGCGCTCGCCCGGGCCGGGGTCGACCCGGCGGCCCTGACCGCCTTCGCCGGGGCGCCGCTCCTCGGCGGCGGCGCGGTGGTCGGGCACATCCGTCCCGTCCGGGCCCTCGACCCGCTGGGCGCGGTGGCCCACGTCTGAGGAGGGCGGGCCGGGGCGTCCGGCCCCGCCCCGCCAGGTCCCGTCCGGTCCCGCCCCGGAGGAAGACATCGGTTCCGGGACGAGCCGCACGACCGGGAGGGCCGCACAATGGTGATCATGCCTGGGGAATCGTCGTATCCGTCGTCGCTGACGTTCCAGCCCGTGCTGGAGCGGATCGCCACCGAGGTCGCCCAGACGCCCGGACGCGGCCGGCCCGCCGACTACATCCCGGCGCTGGCCGCCTGCGACCCGCGCCGCTTCGGCATGGCCGTCGCCGAACTCGACGGCACGGTGTACGGCGTGGGGGACTGGCGGGAGCCGTTCTCCACGCAGTCCATCACCAAGGTCTTCACCCTCGCCCTCGACCTGGCACGTGAGGGCGACGCTCTGTGGGACCACGTCGGGCGCGAACCCTCCGGCAACCCGTTCAACTCCCTCGTCCAGCTGGAGTACGAGAACGGCATCCCCCGCAACCCCTTCATCAACGCGGGCGCCCTCGTCGTCACCGACCGGCTGCAGACCCGGACCGGCGACGCGGCCGGCGCGCTGCTGGAGTTCCTGCAAGCCGAGAGCGGCAACCCCGGTCTCGCCTTCGACCAGGACATCGCCGCGTCCGAGGCCGCGAACGGCGACCGCAACGCCGCACTCGGCCACTTCATGGCGTCGTACGGCAACATCGACAACCAGGTCCCGGTGCTCCTGGAGCAGTACTTCCTCCAGTGCTCGATCGCCGCGTCCTGTGCCGACCTCGCCCTGGCCACCGGTTTCCTCGCCCGGCACGGCATCCGTGCCGACGGCAGCCGGCTGCTCACCCAGAGCCAGGCCAAGCAGATCAACGCGATCATGCTGACCTGCGGGACGTACGACGCGGCGGGCGACTTCGCGTACCGGGTGGGGCTGCCCGGCAAGAGCGGGGTGGGCGGCGGGATCATCGCCGTGGTGCCGGGCCGCTGCACGCTCTGCGTCTGGAGCCCGGGACTCGACGAACGCGGCAACTCGGTCGCGGGCGTGGCAGCCCTGGACCGCTTCACCACCCTCACCGGAGTGTCGGTGTTCTAGACGTGCTCCGGGCGCCGGCCCCGACCCCGGCGTCCGTCCAGTGCCCCGGCCGCGACGCCGGGCACAGGGAGGTCACGCGTCCGACCCCGTCAGGAGAGCGCCGCGTCGCCTTCCGGCCACTCGGCGTTGACACGCTGACCGAGTGTTGGCCATGGGTTTCCCCGTCGATCTCCGTCGCTGTCAGGCACTCGGCCTGGCCGGTACCGCCTTCCTCGCGCTGGGCGGCGAGACCGCCGGGGCGCTGCCCGCCCACGACTTCCTCGCCCCCGGCTCGGTGCAGGCCGTACTGGGCCTCGTCGGCGTGTACTTCGGCGTCGTCCTGCTGATAGCGGCCTGGGTGCTGCTCGGCGGAGTCGTCCGCGGGCCCGAACCGCCCACCCCGCGTTCCCTGTTGCTCGTCCTCGCCGTCTGGGCGGCACCGCTGCTGCTCGCGCCACCCCTGTTCAGCCGGGACGTCTACAGCTACCTCGCGCAGGGCGCGATGGTCGACGCCCACATCGACGTGTACGCGTACGGGCCCGCGCAGCTCGGCGGACCGCTCGCCGACGAGGTGGCGCCCGTCTGGCAGCAGACGGCGACGCCGTACGGACCGGTCTTCCTCGTCGTCGCCTCCGTCCTGTCGGCCCTGACCCGCGGTCAGCTGCCGGCGGGACTGCTCGGCATGCGCCTGATCGCGCTGCTCGGCGTCGCCCTGATGGCGGCGGCGCTGCCCCGCCTCGCCCGGCACAGCGGCGCCGATCCGGCCGCCGCGCTGTGGCTCGGCGCCCTCAACCCGCTGGTCCTCCTGCATCTGGTGGCCGGCGCGCACAACGACGCCATCATGCTCGGCCTCCTCGGCGTCGGTCTGGTGGCCGCGCGCGGCCGGTGGCCCGTCCTCGGGGTCGTCCTGATCACGCTCGCCGCCCTGGTCAAGGCGCCCGCGGCGCTCGGCCTGGTGGCAGTCGTCGCCCTGCGCTCGCGCGGGCGGGGACCCCGGGCGGTGCTGCGGTACACCGTGACCACCGCGACGGCGGCCGCCGCCACGACCGTGGCCGCGACGGCGGCCGCGGGGACCGGGTACGGCTGGATCGCCGCCCTGAAGACCCCCGTCTCCCCGCACAACTGGTCGCCCACCAGCCTCCTGGGCCGCGTCACCGGCGCCGCCCTCGACCAACTGGGCAGCGGGCTCGCACCGTTCGCCCTGCCCGCCTGGCACGCCGCCGGACTCCTCGTCACCGCAGCCCTGCTGCTGTTCATATGGCTGCGGCTGCGGCCGGGGCCCGTCTACGCGCTCGGCCTCAGCCTGGCCGCCGTCGCGGTGTTCGGACCGGCGGTCCGGCCCTGGTACGCGCTGTGGGGCCTGTTCCTGATCGCCGCGGCGGCGCCCACCGGATCGGTGCGGACCCGGGTCGCCGCCGCCAGCGCCGTGCTCGCCCTCACGGTGCTGCCGAGCGGCGCCCCGGCCGACGTGGAACAGGTGATCCTCGCCGTCTCCGGGGGCGTCCTCGCCCTCGTCGTCCTCTGCCAGGCCCACCAGGCGGCCCGGCCGCAGTCACCGGTACGGGAGCGAACGGCATGACCGCCGACGGCACGACGAAGTCCCCGCGCGGCGGAACGGTCCGAAGCAGGGTGCGAGGGCGGTACGCGGCGCGCGGGCACACCGGCGAAGCGCGGGGCGCCGACGGCGCGACGGCGCTGCCGAGCACCGACCGCCGACGGCTCGTCCTCGTGCTCCTCCTGGCGGTGACGGTCGGGGTGTTCACGGCCACGGTGCCGCTGCTGCGCGACTGGTTCGACCTGCGTGTCTACTACGGCACGGTCGACGCCTGGATCCACCACGGCGGCCGGATCTACGACTACCGGGTGCCGGGCACGACGTACGGCTTCACCTATCCGCCGTTCGCGGCCCTCGGCATGCTGCCCATGGCGCTGGTCGGACTGCGCACCGCGATCGTCCTCGCGCTGCTGCTCAACCTGGCGGCCCTCGCGGTCGTGGTCGGATTCCTGGTCGGGCCCGCGCTGCGCCGCCACGGCTGGTTCGGGCTCGCCCTGACGGCCTGTCTGCTGCCCCTGTTCGAGCCGCTCCGCGACACGTTCAGCTTCGGGCAGGTCAACCTGGTGCTGCTGGCCCTCGTGCTCGCCGACGCGCGGCTGCTGGCGCGTGGGCACGGTCGCTGGGCCGGTGTCGGCATCGGCCTCGCCGCCGCGATCAAGCTCACCCCCGCGCTGTTCATCGCGCTGCTGCTGCTCGGCCGCCGCCGGCGCGCCGCCGGGGTCGCCACGGCCGTCGCCGGGGCGGCCACCGGCCTGGCCGCCTGGGCGGCACCGGACGCCTCGCGCTTCTACTGGACCGACGCCCTGTGGGACACGGGCCGGGTCGGCCGACTCGCCTATGTCTCCAACCAGTCGGTGCAGGGTGTGCTGGCGCGGCTCGCCGCACCGGGGGAACCGAGCCGGGCCCTCTG
The window above is part of the Streptomyces sp. NBC_01428 genome. Proteins encoded here:
- a CDS encoding glycosyltransferase 87 family protein; this translates as MTADGTTKSPRGGTVRSRVRGRYAARGHTGEARGADGATALPSTDRRRLVLVLLLAVTVGVFTATVPLLRDWFDLRVYYGTVDAWIHHGGRIYDYRVPGTTYGFTYPPFAALGMLPMALVGLRTAIVLALLLNLAALAVVVGFLVGPALRRHGWFGLALTACLLPLFEPLRDTFSFGQVNLVLLALVLADARLLARGHGRWAGVGIGLAAAIKLTPALFIALLLLGRRRRAAGVATAVAGAATGLAAWAAPDASRFYWTDALWDTGRVGRLAYVSNQSVQGVLARLAAPGEPSRALWATAVLLVLCVWAWRTSRALAADDWAAAFALTGLAACLVSPITWVHHLVWLLPSFAVLLRHRRLRIAAALYGVLCSSVVWLWFDDASGLDGFLGSNIYTWITLGLLAWLPVGEAVRTGTGRAAALVPPAVGARRPAERLPGGRRARVTRRHREAADPASPSGADPNDVPQVRRAAPGPP
- the mptB gene encoding polyprenol phosphomannose-dependent alpha 1,6 mannosyltransferase MptB translates to MGFPVDLRRCQALGLAGTAFLALGGETAGALPAHDFLAPGSVQAVLGLVGVYFGVVLLIAAWVLLGGVVRGPEPPTPRSLLLVLAVWAAPLLLAPPLFSRDVYSYLAQGAMVDAHIDVYAYGPAQLGGPLADEVAPVWQQTATPYGPVFLVVASVLSALTRGQLPAGLLGMRLIALLGVALMAAALPRLARHSGADPAAALWLGALNPLVLLHLVAGAHNDAIMLGLLGVGLVAARGRWPVLGVVLITLAALVKAPAALGLVAVVALRSRGRGPRAVLRYTVTTATAAAATTVAATAAAGTGYGWIAALKTPVSPHNWSPTSLLGRVTGAALDQLGSGLAPFALPAWHAAGLLVTAALLLFIWLRLRPGPVYALGLSLAAVAVFGPAVRPWYALWGLFLIAAAAPTGSVRTRVAAASAVLALTVLPSGAPADVEQVILAVSGGVLALVVLCQAHQAARPQSPVRERTA
- a CDS encoding asparaginase: MNPALAYGGPRSAAAPVIREPLHAPVAQLVRGGVIEGIHYGSVVVLAADGGVDLQLGDIEAAFYPRSALKPVQAVAMLRAGLPLDGELLALAAASHSGEERHLAGARRILERAGLTEDRLRNTPDLPYGPAVREAWTRAGRPASRLAQNCSGKHAAMLYTARLNDWTLDDYLDPEHPLQRAVAETVEDLTGQAVAQVTVDGCGAPLFSVSLHGLARAVVRIAGAAPGTPEARVARAMREHAEMVSGEGRDVAALMRAVPGLVAKDGFEGVQVAALPDGRAVAVKIADGADRARVPVAAAALARAGVDPAALTAFAGAPLLGGGAVVGHIRPVRALDPLGAVAHV
- a CDS encoding glutaminase, whose amino-acid sequence is MVIMPGESSYPSSLTFQPVLERIATEVAQTPGRGRPADYIPALAACDPRRFGMAVAELDGTVYGVGDWREPFSTQSITKVFTLALDLAREGDALWDHVGREPSGNPFNSLVQLEYENGIPRNPFINAGALVVTDRLQTRTGDAAGALLEFLQAESGNPGLAFDQDIAASEAANGDRNAALGHFMASYGNIDNQVPVLLEQYFLQCSIAASCADLALATGFLARHGIRADGSRLLTQSQAKQINAIMLTCGTYDAAGDFAYRVGLPGKSGVGGGIIAVVPGRCTLCVWSPGLDERGNSVAGVAALDRFTTLTGVSVF